The Miscanthus floridulus cultivar M001 chromosome 7, ASM1932011v1, whole genome shotgun sequence genome includes a region encoding these proteins:
- the LOC136466443 gene encoding E3 ubiquitin-protein ligase UPL3-like: METRSSSRKRAAAAASSSASKRPRRNSSASSSSAPPPQQPLMEPSPSSRRRSRAAAAADKGKDPDPSSSDHPSPPAPDDDADVPFPQSFTSASTALQGLLRRLGAGLDDLLPSSSSAPSSATSGHLKRILAGLQAHGDESRQLQSLMQLCEMLSIGTEDSLAAFPVDAFVPILVGMLGREDEPATAGASPDVMLLAARALANLVDVLPSSCSAVVHYGAIQCFCARLLTIEYMDLAEQSLQALKKISLEHPTACLRAGALMAVLSYLDFFSTGVQRVALSTAANICRKLPSDASEFVMEAVPLLTNLLNHHDSKVLEHASVCLTRIAEAFAHYPDKLDELCNHGLVAQAASLIAVGNSSGQASLSTSTYTGLIRLLSICASGSLLAVKTLLLLGISSTLKDILSGSALISGASVSPAVTRPADQMFEIVSLADDLLPHMPARIIKLPTYYHAYKGSSTKKSASIKQEGAGSTGNERSGRERLLREQPELLQQFGMDLLPTMTQVYGSSVNAPIRHKCLSIIGKLMYYSSAETIQSLLGTTNISSFLAGILAWKDPQVLIPALQIAEIMMEKLPETFSKLFVREGVVHAVELLICSESSNTVPSQVPPQDKDNDSAMPSRPRRQRRRGGAVAAENSSFDESNSSNLGVTCSTTIASEAPNTSLRFAVSDHAKSFKDKYFPADTDSSDIGITDDLLKLSALCAKLNTVSENVKTKVKGKSKAISANFLDISIDVEEQLDKIISEMLSELRKVNGVSTFEFIRSGVATALLDYLSCGTFGKEKVSEGNLPQLRQLALRRYKSFISVALSIDHERDETPMALLVQKLQSALSSLERFPVVLSQSSRIGIGGSRLTSGLSALAQPFKLRLSRAQGEKSLRDYSSNIVLIDPFASLAAVEEFLWPRVQRSEVASKPTVPSGNNSESGVPGTTAGASLTAAMAQSGRRPTTRSKSSAGGGTSKKDSHDESTSTAKGKGKAIVKPNSDEPKGPNTRNAARQTSASEKDSEMKRAHGHSSSEDEELDTSPVEIDDALMIDDDDISDDDDDDDDDDHEVLQEGSLPICSQDGVHDVKLGDADECNISSASFSQAQPSSGSGARNTSSRGPDSTEFRSMSTFGSRGAMSFVAATMAGLASVGGRSVRGGRDRRGLSLGGSMNDHNKLIFTAGGKQLSKHLTVYQAIQRQLMLDEDDEERFNGSDIPNDGNRLWGDVFTITYQKADNQVEKGCQGTSTSLNIKSDSYRSISEAQGVSLLDSILQGELPCDLERTNSTYNILALLRVLEGLNQLSSRLRLQGASNDFAEGKITTLDELYRTGAKVPSEVFVNSKLTPKLARQMQDVLALCSGSLPSWCYQMTKACPFLFPFETRRQYFYSTAFGLSRALNRLQQQQSDNHSSGGEREVRFGRLQRQKVRVSRNRILDSAAKVMEMFSSQRAVLEVEYFGEVGTGLGPTLEFYTLLSHELQSAQLGLWRSTSYDSGLHIDRKDVISLDPEDGSSGKGPNTDLPGDGRHVIQAPLGLFPRPWPPKVDASEGSRFFKVLEHFRLIGQVMAKVLQDGRLLDLPLSTAFYKLILGQELDLFDIVSFDSEFGKTLQELRVLVERKQFLESTCGKNQLQVADLRFHGASIEDLCLDFTLPGYPDYVLKEGEGGTIVNIYNLEEYITLVVDATVKSGIKRQVEAFRSGFNQVFDMSSLHIFSPQELDYLICGRQEIWELESLVDNIKFDHGYTAKSPAIVNLLEILSEFTPEQQHAFCQFVTGAPRLPPGGLAALNPKLTIVRKHPSSAVNASNSTGATESADDDLPSVMTCANYLKLPPYSTKEIMRKKLLYAILEGRGSFDLS, from the exons ATGGAAACACGCAGCAGCAGTCGCAAGCGCGCAgcggccgccgcctcctcgtccGCCTCCAAGCGCCCCCGCCGCaactcctccgcctcctcctcctcagcgCCGCCGCCCCAGCAGCCACTGATGGAACCCTCGCCCTCCTCCCGCCGCcgctcccgcgccgccgccgccgccgacaagGGCAAGGACCCCGACCCCTCCTCCTCCGACCACCCTTCTCCCCCCGCCCCCGACGATGACGCCGACGTCCCCTTCCCCCAGTCCTTCACCTCCGCCAGCACCGCCCTCCAGGgtctcctccgcaggctcggtgCCGGCCTCGACgacctcctcccctcctcctcctcagcgCCCTCCTCcgccacgtccggtcacctcaaGAGGATCCTCGCCGGCCTGCAGGCGCACGGCGACGAGTCGCGCCAGCTCCAGTCCCTCATGCAGCTCTGCGAGATGCTCTCCATCGGCACCGAGGACTCGCTCGCCGCCTTCCCCGTCGACGCCTTCGTCCCAATCCTCGTCGGGATGCTCGGCCGCGAGGACGAGCCTGCCACCGCTGGTGCCAGCCCCGACGTCATGCTGCTCGCTGCGCGGGCACTGGCCAACCTCGTTGATGTGCTCCCCTCCTCCTGCTCCGCGGTCGTGCACTACGGGGCCATACAGTGCTTCTGTGCTCGACTGCTCACCATAGAGTACATGGACCTCGCCGAGCAG TCTCTACAAGCCCTTAAGAAGATCTCTCTGGAGCACCCAACCGCCTGTTTGCGAGCTGGTGCGCTAATGGCTGTTCTATCGTATCTTGACTTCTTCTCCACTGGGGTTCAG AGGGTAGCCTTGTCTACCGCCGCAAATATTTGCAGGAAGCTGCCGTCCGATGCTTCTGAGTTTGTCATGGAAGCTGTCCCATTGCTCACGAATCTCCTAAATCACCACGATTCCAAG GTACTAGAGCATGCTTCTGTTTGTTTGACACGCATTGCTGAAGCTTTTGCCCATTACCCcgacaaacttgatgaactctgcaATCATGGATTAGTTGCTCAAGCTGCTAGCTTGATAGCTGTTGGCAACTCCTCTGGCCAGGCATCACTGAGTACATCCACATATACG GGCTTAATCCGTCTTCTCTCAATATGTGCAAGTGGATCCCTGCTGGCAGTTAAAACACTGCTTCTTCTTGGGATCAGCAGCACTCTTAAAGACATCCTTTCTGGCTCTGCTTTGATTTCTGGAGCATCAGTCTCCCCTGCTGTAACAAGGCCTGCCGATCAG ATGTTTGAGATTGTGAGCCTTGCTGATGATTTACTTCCGCATATGCCTGCGAGAATCATTAAGTTACCAACATACTACCATGCATATAAAGGCTCTTCAACAAAGAAATCTGCTTCCATCAAACAAGAGGGGGCTGGTTCAACAGGAAATGAAAGGTCTGGCCGTGAGAGGCTATTGCGTGAGCAACCTGAGCTCCTACAGCAGTTTGGTATGGATTTGTTACCCACAATGACACAG GTGTATGGTTCTAGTGTAAATGCACCAATACGTCACAAGTGTTTATCGATCATTGGGAAGTTAATGTACTACAGCTCTGCTGAGACAATCCAGTCTCTCCTTGGCACAACAAACATATCCAG CTTCCTTGCAGGCATTCTTGCATGGAAAGATCCTCAAGTGTTGATTCCTGCTCTTCAGATAGCAGAAATAATGATGGAAAAACTTCCAGAGACATTTTCCAAGCTGTTTGTGAGGGAAGGTGTCGTTCATGCCGTGGAGTTACTTATATGTTCGGAATCTTCCAACACAGTGCCTTCTCAGGTGCCACCTCAGGATAAAGATAATGATTCTGCCATGCCATCACGTCCTAGACGTCAACGCCGGCGTGGGGGTGCTGTGGCAGCAGAAAATAGTTCATTCGATGAATCAAATAGTTCCAACCTTGGGGTTACATGCTCAACAACGATCGCTTCAGAAGCTCCAAACACCAGCCTTCGTTTCGCAGTTAGCGACCATGCAAAGTCTTTCAAAGATAAATACTTCCCAGCAGACACTGATTCAAGTGATATTGGGATTACTGATGACCTTCTTAAACTGAGTGCACTCTGTGCAAAGTTGAATACTGTATCTGAGAATGTCAAAACAAAAGTCAAAGGGAAATCAAAAGCTATAAGCGCTAATTTTTTGGATATCTCAATTGATGTCGAAGAACAGTTAGacaaaataatatctgaaatgCTCTCTGAGCTTAGGAAAGTTAATGGTGTTTCCACATTTGAATTCATTAGAAGTGGTGTTGCCACAGCATTGCTTGACTATTTGTCTTGTGGGACATTTGGGAAGGAAAAGGTATCTGAAGGAAACCTACCCCAGCTTCGTCAGCTGGCCCTTAGGCGATACAAGTCCTTCATATCTGTTGCCCTTTCTATTGATCATGAACGGGATGAAACTCCCATGGCACTGTTGGTTCAGAAACTGCAAAGTGCATTGTCTTCGCTGGAACGTTTCCCTGTTGTGCTCAGCCAGTCTAGTAGGATTGGTATTGGAGGGTCACGTCTGACTTCAGGTCTTAGTGCTCTGGCTCAACCCTTCAAGCTTCGTCTGTCCCGAGCTCAAGGCGAAAAATCGCTTCGGGATTATTCATCAAATATTGTGCTTATCGATCCATTTGCCAGTCTAGCAGCTGTTGAAGAATTCCTTTGGCCCAGAGTTCAACGCAGTGAGGTTGCGTCAAAGCCTACAGTTCCATCTGGTAATAATTCTGAATCTGGGGTTCCTGGCACCACAGCTGGTGCATCATTAACAGCTGCAATGGCTCAATCTGGTCGGCGTCCAACAACAAGATCAAAGTCATCTGCAGGGGGTGGTACATCTAAGAAGGATTCTCATGATGAAAGCACTAGTACTGCCAAAGGGAAAGGCAAAGCTATTGTAAAGCCAAACTCAGATGAACCAAAAGGACCTAATACAAGGAATGCTGCCCGCCAAACATCTGCTTCAGAGAAAGATTCGGAAATGAAGCGAGCACATGGCCACAGTAGTTCAGAG GATGAAGAGCTTGACACATCTCCTGTTGAAATTGATGATGCTTTGATGATTGATGATGATGACATttcagatgatgatgacgacgacgacgatgatgatcaTGAG GTTCTCCAAGAAGGGTCTCTTCCAATCTGTTCTCAAGATGGTGTGCATGATGTGAAACTGGGTGATGCCGATGAGTGTAACATTAGCTCAGCCAGTTTTAGCCAGGCGCAGCCATCATCTGGTTCCGGTGCTAGAAACACTTCTAGCAGGGGACCGGATTCTACTGAATTTCGAAGTATGAGCACATTCGGTTCACGAGGTGCAATGTCATTTGTTGCTGCAACGATGGCTGGGCTGGCTTCTGTTGGTGGTCGCAGTGTTAGAGGTGGCCGAGATCGGCGTGGTCTGTCACTTGGAGGTAGCATGAATGATCACAATAAACTTATATTCACTGCTGGTGGGAAGCAGCTTAGCAAACATTTGACTGTATATCAAGCTATCCAACGTCAACTTATGCTCGACGAGGATGATGAAGAAAGGTTTAATGGATCTGATATACCGAACGATGGAAACCGCTTATGGGGTGATGTGTTCACAATAACGTACCAGAAGGCTGATAACCAAGTTGAGAAGGGATGCCAAGGGACTTCCACCTCGTTAAACATAAAATCAGATTCTTACAGGTCTATCTCTGAAGCACAAGGGGTTTCTCTTCTTGATAGCATCTTACAAGGAGAACTTCCTTGTGATCTTGAGAGAACAAACTCAACATACAACATTTTAGCATTATTGCGTGTACTGGAGGGGCTTAATCAGTTATCCTCTCGTTTAAGACTACAGGGAGCATCTAATGATTTTGCTGAGGGAAAAATCACTACCTTGGATGAGCTATATAGAACTGGAGCCAAGGTACCTTCCGAAGTGTTTGTCAATAGCAAATTGACACCAAAGCTTGCTCGGCAAATGCAGGATGTTCTCGCACTATGTAGTGGCAGTTTACCTTCTTGGTGTTATCAAATGACCAAGGCCTGCCCATTTCTGTTTCCTTTTGAGACAAGGAGGCAGTACTTCTATTCCACGGCCTTTGGGTTGTCGCGAGCATTGAATCGACTTCAGCAACAGCAGAGTGACAATCACAGCTCTGGTGGTGAAAGAGAGGTCCGGTTTGGCAGGTTACAACGTCAGAAAGTTCGTGTTTCCCGTAACCGTATTCTAGATTCTGCTGCTAAAGTTATGGAGATGTTCTCCAGTCAGAGGGCTGTTCTTGAGGTGGAATACTTTGGCGAAGTTGGAACTGGGCTGGGGCCTACTTTGGAGTTTTATACTCTCTTAAGCCATGAACTACAAAGCGCTCAACTGGGATTATGGAGATCTACTTCATATGATTCAGGATTGCACATTGATAGGAAGGATGTGATTAGTTTAGATCCTGAAGATGGCTCGTCAGGAAAAGGACCCAACACAGATCTACCAGGTGATGGCAGGCATGTGATACAAGCTCCTCTTGGATTGTTCCCTCGACCTTGGCCACCTAAAGTTGATGCTTCAGAAGGTAGCAGATTCTTCAAAGTTTTGGAGCATTTCCGCTTAATAGGTCAAGTGATGGCAAAAGTCCTGCAAGATGGCAGACTTTTAGATTTGCCTTTATCAACAGCGTTTTATAAGCTTATACTTGGACAG GAGCTTGATTTGTTTGACATAGTCTCATTTGATTCTGAGTTTGGGAAGACATTGCAAGAACTGCGAGTTCTTGTTGAACGAAAGCAGTTCCTTGAATCCACTTGTGGCAAGAATCAGCTACAAGTTGCAGATTTGCGTTTCCATGGCGCTTCTATTGAAGATTTGTGTTTAGATTTTACCCTTCCAGGTTATCCTGATTATGTGCTCAAAGAGGGTGAAGGAGGCACAATT GTTAATATTTACAATTTAGAAGAGTATATTACTTTGGTAGTGGATGCTACAGTTAAGTCAGGGATAAAGCGACAGGTTGAGGCATTTAGATCAGGGTTTAATCAG GTGTTTGACATGTCATCCCTCCACATATTTTCACCTCAAGAACTTGACTATCTAATATGTGGCCGACAAGAAATTTGGGAG TTGGAATCCCTGGTGGATAACATAAAATTTGATCATGGATATACTGCTAAAAGTCCTGCGATCGTGAAT CTACTCGAGATTTTGTCAGAATTCACCCCTGAGCAGCAGCATGCGTTCTGCCAGTTTGTAACTGGTGCTCCTCGGCTTCCACCCGGTGGATTGGCAGCCCTTAATCCCAAGCTTACTATAGTTAGGAAG CACCCTTCAAGTGCTGTGAATGCTTCAAATTCAACTGGGGCAACAGAGTCTgctgatgatgatttgcctagtGTGATGACGTGCGCCAATTATCTGAAGCTGCCCCCGTACTCCACAAAA GAAATCATGCGCAAGAAGTTGCTTTATGCGATCCTGGAAGGCCGAGGATCGTTTGATCTTTCATAA